TAGCCACATCATGTGAAAGAACTTTCTCGCTTTGAGGTGCCATTGAGGGGGAAAGGGGTCATAATTGATTTCTTTGCTAAGAAAAAGGGGCAATTATATGCAAGAAGCCACCTCACCATTAAAGGGATCTCTTAGAGGGAGAATCCAGTGACCAAAGCGCAGAGATTGCAAAGCGGGCCGCGGACTTCTCAGTTGATCTTTATCTGCTTTGAAAAGAAATGCTGCTCTAATGATGATTCGTTTGAAAAATGAAGTCCATGGGGAACGAGAAGCATAAATCGTGAGAAATGCCATTTCCTGGACCCCTCGGTTTTAAAAACTCTGGAAACCAGGTCAAGAAGCGTCTCGGATCTGCTTGTGAGATGCTGACGCAGGGTCACCCCCAACTTGGCAACCCGACATCCCATGGATGCTGTTTGTGTCaatggaattgggggggggggggcgcgtctCCAGACGCCGCTCTCTTTCCCTTCTGCCTTTTCCAGTGGGCCTCCACAACTACAAGCCAACACCCAGCAGCCAGCATGAGGTAGTGGTTGAAGTGTTGGGTTAGGATTTGGGCCACCCAACCTGGAATCCTCACTTGTGCCAGggaaccttgctgggtgaccttggaacagtcacacactctcagcctagcctaccgcAGTAggttgttgtggagataaaacggaggagggaaagaaaggaggggtataactgaaataaataagtaaaaatgccTGTGAGTGAGCCCCTGTGAAGAACGGCCTCCCTCTTCAGTCCAGCTTTCTGTTGTTGTCAGGTGCCCCAAGAAGCTAACGAGTTGTGGTGTCACCCTGTCATCTGTCCCCAATATCTAAGCATCCTGCCAGAATGCACCTCATTCTATCCAGCCCTACTGGCCTTTCCAGCATCCTGGGACAGCAAATTAGGTGCTTTTGGGTGGGAGAAAAGAAACCTTTTTACACGAAAGGCACAGGaggcagattcccccccccccccccgtcacagCACTGCTGGGGTTAGAAAAGATAATGCCAtgtggggttttgtgtgtgtgtttgtgtgtgcctgcctggaagtcatggctgacttctggtggcccctagtggggcttggatgtttCAGAGAGGGGGCTCGCTTGCCTACCTCCacgtcccagccctggtattccttgggggtctcccatccaagtagttgcGATCGGGTTGGCCTGGCTCTCCATGGCAGGCTAGGGCACTTTGTGTGATTTCAAGCTGCTGTTCACTGTATCCCTCAACCTACCATTTGTTCTGAGAAGAGCAGGAATCGGCATAGCAGGAATTGgtcgctcagtggtagagcatctgcttggtaagcagaaggtcccaggttcaatccctggcatctccaaaaaagggtccaggcaaataggtgtgaaaaacctcagcttgagaccctggagagccatgaatggggctgtggctcaggggtaaagcatctgcttggtaagcagaaggtcccaggttcaatccctggcatctccaaaaaagggtccaggcgaataggtgcgaaaaacctcagcttgagaccctggagagtcttcatggagaggagtggggaatcaaacccagtttgcctggacccttttttggagatgccagggattgaacctgggaccttctgcttcccaagcagatgatctaccactgagccactgtccctccccaacatatgaagctgccttatactgaatcagtccatcaaagtcagtattgtcttctcagactggcagcggctctccagggtctcaagatgaggtttttcacacctatttgcctggacccttttttggagatgccggggattgaacctcggacctgcttcccaagcagatgctctaccactgagccacagccccattcatggctctccagctgaggtttttcacacctatttgcctggacccttttcagttggagatgccggggattgaacctgggaccttctgcttcccaagcagatgctctacctctgagccacagccccattcatggctctccagctgaggtttttcacacctatttgcctggacccttttttggagattccggggattgaacctgggaccttctgcttcccaagcagatgctctaccactgagccaccgtccctctcacTTTCTTGTCCAGCACAGAATCTTCCCCCCTCCAAAGAAaatcttttattttattgaatctaatccaatacgCTGGGAACATAGAGaacatagggaaaataaataacagaaatataaatctaacataaaggtaaaggcaagcaccagtcgtttccgactatggggtgacgttgcatcatgatgttttcacagcagactttttacggggtggtttgccattgccttccccagtcatcgacaccttccccccagcaagctggggactcattttaccgacctcagaaagatggaaggctgagtcaaccttgagccctctacctgaacccagtttccgccgggatcgaactcaggtcgtgagcagagctctgactgcagtactgcagctttaccactctgcgccacggggctcttttaaatctaacatacaagaatccaatttagatcattggatgcatataacaaacaatttgcAAAACCAATACATAATATACTAGGTATTAAGAAAGAGCctacaattcattctattaggcaaaaaggaaatattcccaaagaattccaaaaccggggcccaaagcaaatcataatctatagccaaatcagtatcattttcgaAGGAAGGGTTATCAATTGTCTTACCCATTACATACcggtcccataacttatcataccacatttcaattgtGGGGGTATGTGGCACAGGTGTAGTTCAGTGCATTCTTTGCGcaacaatgcccctgtataaatcgatggtgcggtctcatttggagtactgtgtgcagttctggtcgccgcacctcagaaaggatattatagcattggagaaagtccagagaagggcaactagaatgattaaagggctggagcactttccctatgaagaaaggttgaaacgcttgggactctttagcttggagaaatgtcgactgcgaggatgacatgatagaggtttacaagataatgcatgggatggagaaagtagagaaagaagtacttttctccctttctcacaatacaagaactcgtgggcattcgatgaaattgctgagcagacaggttaaaacggataaaaggaagtacttcttcacccaaagggtgattaacatgtggaattcactgccacaggaggtggtggcggccacaagcatagtcaccttcaagaggggtttagataaaaatatggagcacaggttcatcagtggctattagccacagtgtatgtgtgtatataaatttttttgccactgtgtgacacagagtgttggactggatgggcagttggcctgatccaacatggcttctcttatgttcttaacaatcaCAGAGGGGATATTGCCTACTTTGGGTGGCTGTGCTGTCAGCAGCATGTCTGTCTTAACAAAACTGCAAGATCAGTTTGTCGAGTGAAGGTGCTTGAAGGCACAGAGAAGCTCCAAATAGTAAGTCTCAATTCAAAAATTtcaaatgtgattttaaaaaaaagtgcgcCTTTTAACAGTATAAGATTTAAGGAGACAATGCAGGCtacaaatattttaatgaaaaatAAACAATTGGAGGCAGAAGCTGCTAGGAGAAAAAGCAACACGGACACTGTTTGGGTGCAAACAGCCTGTGGAAGGACTGTCTCACTGATCATGGCTGGTGAACAGGATGTGAAGTGGAGTTGGCGTCCCTCGTCTTCCATGTGTCCTGCCAAGAGAACAGGCACCCTGCAGACTCCAAATTACAAATACCTTTactggcatagaaataaaaagtgcagcatagcaaatttacatggagtttcagctataaaaaccagtcaaacgtCAAGAAGGGGAACtggtcttttgctccctgattgttatggcagccaacaggtactttgcaaccaggcttgtgatatggaaACAATGGTCAGATAGTAGGAAAGAAAGCTAACtttgcttcaggtaatccataaaaattactagacagaataggtttgaagGTGCAGGCCCTTCTGAGGCCCTTCTAATTCATAAGAATATAACTTCTGCTATAATTAACTTTTATAAACGGCAACCGACTGCTAAATCCAAGTCCCCTGTTCGGAAGACAGACCCATGGTATGATAAAACTGAAACGCCAGCTGTGTGCAGTATATTGGGTGACTCAAGCCAGCCAGCCAAGCTGTATTCTGAAGGAGAAGGCAGAACATTTCCATGGACATCAAACCAGCCAAGGTGTGGAGAAAATTATTGGGTTACAATTTCACATCTTCTGATTTTACCCAGAGTCTTGAAACATAAATTTGAGGCCGGTGCCCCCCCACTTTAAGACTTGGTAGATCTTTGAGGTGCCCACCTTCTCCCTGCTGCTACAGACCAACAGCTGTGAGTGGAAATCCCTTCCCAGGCCAAGCTGCTGAGCAGAGAAAGGAGCAGGGTAAAGTCAATTCGAGAAGAAGCAGCGGCAGGTGACTCTGCTGAGAGCGCCTCTGAGCATGAGCAGAGAACATTTCCCTCCAAATGGTTGGCAGGCGTGGCTTCCCTGGCAGGGGGTGTGGATTCCTCCCAGGTTTGAGCCCCCTCATCTCTGGCTCTTAGAATTAACCACTAAAGGGGAAGAGGaactttctttccccttcccctggtgcagagcggtaaagctgcagtactgcagtcggagctctctgctcatgacctgagttcgatcctggcagaagctggttcaggtagccggctcgaggttgcctcagccttccatccttctgaggtcgatcaaaggagtccccagcttgctggggggaaagtgtaatgaccggggaaggcaatggcaaaccaccctgtaaaaagtctgctgtgaaaatgttgtgaaggcaacgtcgcctcagagttggaaacgactggtgcttgcacaggggacctttaagaaaataagagaagccatgttggatcagaccaatggcccatccagtccaacactctgcgccacataagaacataagagaagccctgttggatcaggccagtggcccatccagtccaacactctgcgccacataagaacataagagaagccctgttggatcaggccaatggcccatccagtccaacactctgtgtcacataagaacataagagaagccctgttggatcaggccagtggcccatccagtccaacactctgcgccacataagaacataagagaagccctgttggatcaggccaatggcccatccagtccaacactctgtgccacataagaacataagagaagccctgttggatcaggccagtggcccatccagtccaacactctgtgccacataagaacataagagaagccctgttggatcaggccagtggcccatccagtccaacactctgtgtcacataagagaagccctgttggatcaggccagtggcccatccagtccaacactctgtgtcacataagagaagccctgttggatcaggccagtggcccatccagtccaacactctgtgtcacataagagaagccctgttggatcaggccagtggcccatccagtccaacactctgtgccacatgagaacataagagaagccctgttggatcaggccagtggcccatccagcccaacactttgtgtcacataagagaagccatgttggatcagggcaatggcccatccagtccaacactctgtgtcacacaggggccaaaaaaattaaatacacacacacacacacacacacatatatatatatatacacatacatgcacacacacactgtggctaacagccactgatggagctctgctccatatttttatctaaccctctcttgaagctggctatgcctgtagccgccacctcctcctgtggcagcgaatccCACACGTTAATcccccttggggtgaagaagcacctccttttatccgttctaacccggctgctcagcaattgccTCGCATGCCCCCGAGTTCTTGtcttgcgagaaagggagaaaaggactcctttctccgcctcctccaccccatgcatactCTTATCAGCCTCTCTCGCGTCACCCCGCGGTCGACGTCCCTCCAAGCTCAAGAGTCCCAACAGCGTTTgcacctttctccatagggaaagcgttccaaagcTGTAACCGTTCCACAGTTGCCCTTTTCCCTGCCCTGCCCTTTCCCCCGGTTGGCGTTTACACCCCGCGGGGCAGCCGCGCAGCAGAGCCCGGGGAAGCCCCGCCGCGCGCGAGCCCCTCCCCGGGGTGCCTGCTGCCGCTGCCGCCGAGGAGGGGGCTGCAGGGCGGGGGAAGTGCAGGCAGCCTCCTCTGCGCAAGCTGCGCGGGCTGGAGGGGCGTGTGATTGGCGAGGCGGCGTTTGGGGCGGCCGCCCAAtcggcgggagggggcggagggcTGGTCCCCGGGTTTGCCTGCCATTGGGCGAGCGCGCCTTTGGGGCCGGGGCTGAGCCCGGGGAttctggagcgggggggggggggggctcgtgcAGAGCGGGCCTggacggcggcggcggcggaggcagCATGCGCTGGGCGCGGGGCTGGCtgctggcggcggcggcgctggcGGGGGCGTGGGGGGAGAAGGGGCTGCCGGTGCCGGAGCACGGCTTCTGCCAGCCCATCTCGATCCCGCTGTGCACCGACATCGCCTACAACCAGACGATCCTGCCCAACCTGCTGGGCCACACGAGCCAGGAGGACGCGGGCCTGGAGGTGCACCAGTTCTACCCGCTGGTGAAGGTGCAGTGCTCGGCCGAGCTCAAGTTCTTCCTGTGCTCCATGTACGCGCCCGTGTGCACCGTGCTCGAGCAGGCCATCCCGCCGTGCCGCTCCATCTGCCAGCGGGCGCGCCACGGCTGCGAGGCGCTCATGAACAAGTTCGGCTTCCAGTGGCCCGAGCGGCTGCGCTGCGAGCACTTCCCGCGCCACGGCGCCGAGCAGCTGTGCGTGGGCCAGAACCACTCCGAGGAGGCCGCCTCGCCCGCCCTGCTgccccccgccgccgccacccccccgccccccgccgccgccggGAGCCCCCCGCCCCCGCCGGGGGCCCCCCGCCACGCGCCCCCCGAGCGCCCCTTCCACTGCCCGCGCGCCCTCCGCGTGCCCGCCTACCTCAACTACCGGTTCCTGGGCGAGGCCGACTGCGCGGCCCCCTGCGAGCCGGCGCGCCCCGAGGGCCACCTCTTCTTCGACGCGCGCGAGCTGCGCTTCGCCCGCCTCTGGGTGCTGGTGTGGTCCGTGCTCTGCTGCGCCTCCACCGCCTTCACCGTGGCCACCTACCTGGTGGACATGCAGCGCTTCCGCTACCCCGAGCGCCCCATCGTCTTCCTCTCGGGCTGCTACACCATGGTGGCCGTGGCCTACATCGCCGGCTTCGTGCTCGGGGAGCGCGTGGCCTGCAACGAGCGCTTCGCCGACGACGGCTTCCGCACCGTCGTGCAGGGCACCAAGAAGGAGGGCTGCACCATCCTCTTCATGATGCTCTACTTCTTCAGCATGGCCAGCTCCATCTGGTGGGTGGTCCTCTCGCTCACCTGGTTCCTGGCCGCCGGCATGAAGTGGGGCCACGAGGCCATCGAGGCCCACTCGCAGTACTTCCACCTGGCCGCCTGGGCAGTGCCGGCGGTCAAGACCATCACCATCCTGGCCTTGGGCCAGATCGACGGCGACCTGCTCAGCGGCGTCTGCTTCGTGGGCCTCAACAGCCTGGACCCGCTGCGGGGCTTCGTGCTGGCGCCCCTCTTCGTCTACCTCTTCATCGGCACCTCCTTCCTGCTGGCCGGCTTCGTCTCCCTCTTCCGCATCCGCACCATCATGAAGCACGGCGGCACCAAGACCGAGAAGCTGGAGCGCCTGATGGTGCGCATCGGGGTCTTCAGCGTCCTCTACACCGTGCCCGCCACCATCGTCATCGCCTGCTACTTCTACGAGCAGGCCTTCCGCCCCCACTGGGAGCGCAGCTGGGTCAGCCAGCACTGCAAGACCTTGgccatcccctgccccctccactACACCCCCCGCATGAGCCCCGACTTCACCGTCTACATGATCAAGTACCTCATGACACTCATCGTGGGCATCACCTCCGGCTTCTGGATCTGGTCGGGCAAGACCCTCCACTCCTGGAGGAAGTTCTACACCCGCCTCACCAACAGCAAGCATGGCGAGACCACCGTGTGAAGAGGGACGAGGGGGCGGGGGTGGCCAAGGCAGGGGGAAGCGCCCCTCCGGCCCCCCCGACTCCTCCCGGCGGGAGCTCTGGCAAGCAGCAAGGGAGTTGTTCTCTGGGGTGCCAGCCGCTCTCTGCCGCTGCGCCTTTCCCTTTTGTCTGACAATCAGAGGCACACGCTCCAAGCAAGCGCTGGAGAAACGAACCCAAGTATTTAAAACTCTCTTTAATTCGAacgaaaactgattttttttttttgctctaggATTTTTTTAATTAACTGTTAAAGGGTGACTTTTTGTAATTAAAATTGTAAATAGTATTTgtaaattttaattatatatttctatttaagagagagagagagaacaccggCAATGATCCTGAAACTTATGGAGACAGTCAGAAAAAGGGAagtgtttccccccacccccaactcctGAGGATGCTCTtctgtcctcccctcccctcccctctctgtgGAGCCCGGAGGGCTGTGTGCTGTTTGGCTTGGCCCTTAATAGGACATTTTTGCTTAAACTTTTCATAAGAGCCAGGTTTGTAATCACTCCCCCGCCCACCCCTCCATCGCCCACAATGCCCGCCTTTGAAGACCGCAGATACTGGTCTCTTTCCAGGAAGATTTCTCACGTCTCCTCCaattttccttctccactttggAAGGTTTGCAAGTGATTTTCTGTAATCCATAAAAAATGGGGAAGGGAAGcttggagcctcccccccccccccagctcactgAAATTTGGGCCTGGCAGTGAGGATCTACTTACCGCTGACTTCTCCTAAAGAATCCTGACCCCCAAGGACAGTTTTCCTGCCTTAAGCTGCAGAGTTCTCTTTGTTCCATTTGTACATTTATATTTTTCCTAAAGGTTTTGTACAAAAGGTGCCTTTTTAAAACTACATTTCCTTTATTAAACAGACTTGTTCTTTGCACATTCagtttgaactttttttttttaaaaaagcaacagctTCAAACAAATTCATTTGTGAGGAAGGCGCTTGAGTTTGCAAAAAGAGAGATCCTTTGAGAGACACAGAAAGAGGGGTGAACCCACCCCAGGGGTTAGAGTTTTTGATGACATTTTAGTAAGATATTAGGGATAGGGGATTTTTCTAGAATACTTATTTGTGGTTCAGAAGAACTTAAATTTTATTTGACCAAGAAGTATTTTTGAACAAGCGCATGGCACAGAGAAGGTATATTTGTGAAGTCCAGTTGCTCTTTTTCTACCTCCCATTTCAGCTGTTTGAGCGCTACGGAGAGATTTCAAATAATGTTTTCGGGGGGAAAACTTTTTAATGCCCTTCAGAAGCTCTAAATTTCAtgtaatttcattttttaaagcaaCACAACAGCAAAAGTGAATGATGTCTAACACTGAATTCTACGTTTTATTTGGAAATaagttccattgatttcaattgacccagatttgaaaaaaaattgaGTGAAAGATTTCAGTCCAcattggtgggagggagggggttcaAACTTAATTGCAGATCTTTGTATGTGGCCAGTGCTATACCCACAGCCGTTCACCCTCTTTGCAGTCTGATGGGCCATGGGTGTTGATCTGTATCTGTTGCAGATTCTGGCGTGCCCAGTTAACTTCAACAGGGGAACTGGAACAGCTGGATTCTGTaccttaaacaaaaaaaaaacttggacaCCAGCAGcgttaaattcacaggattttatTCCCAAGCAAAGGACTACAAATTTATTATCAAGACAGTGTTCAAATGTGAGAAACCTGTTTCTTGTATGAAATCGGCAaacctgtgattttttttttttaaattaccaacTTTATGAAAATTTTTAAACTGAGGCGAATTAATATGTTCTGTAGTCACCAccccccttttaaaatgtcttgatGGAATTTAAATCATTTGATTGAGTGGAATGAAGCAATAACCGCATCTGCTGCTCAAACTCCTCTCTTATTTGTATCAAATGGCTTTGCTAAGATGGCTCCAAACCTACCcagaaattaacaagaaaattccATCCATTCTTGTGGGATGGTCGTTGTGGCTCTTTTTAAAAGCTGGGGCAGGCAGCTGAAGGGTCAGGCTGGGGGGGGACAGCAGAGACTAAGAAAAGAGGGAAGGgacatggctattagccaccctAACTGTTCAGCGTTGCCCGTGTATTTTATATGCTTTATACACCCACACAGGGAAGTGTCTTGCTTCTAGAAGAATAGTGACGGAGAAACTGAGTGGCATTTGTTTTCCTCCTTATTCAGTGGGTTTTAAAAACTTCGGTTGGAGAGAGAGGGTGCAAGAGACCCATTTTCTTTGTGCCAAAAAGTTGGTGGCCAAAGTAACTTGCCTTGTCAGTGTAGAGCAAGGGGAGACAACAAAGAAAGGGCATCCTGAAAGTATTGCAATGGAGGGGGTAAGAAAGGGGGTGCAGCTGTGGATTCTCTATTTTTAACCTTAATGGAATGAAGGTAAAGAAGGCGGTTGCCagtccacacacacaccaccaccccccaccaccattcTCTGCCTCTGAGAAGGGAGTGTGGTCGAATGCCAAAAGTCCGAGGGTGACTAAAACAAACCAGATGAACCCTGCGTGTCTATAGTCACGGGTCTGGTATCAAAGCAGTCCAGCTAGAGAAAGGAGGAGCAAATTCCATCTggtctttttttgagggggggggaataacacACCACTGAACGGGAAGTCCCTCTCTGGATGGTTGACCGCTAATGCCCTGCTTCAGGCTAGAGTTACCCCCCCCTCTCCATTTGGTTCCCCTGCCAAGCATGTGGGTTTGGGGAACATGTGGGTTTGGGGAAAGTCTTCTGGGTGCACAGCCtcattctgcccccccctcccccgccctcaGAAAAAGAATGTATCCTTCCCAGCATTTATTTAGGTGAGCCACTTCGgggcttcctccttcctttcctgtggACTTCGGCACCACCAGCATCACCCTCCAGACAAGCGGAGTGGCATCAGCCTGGACTTTTCGGCtggattctccccctcccccctctgtgTTGGAGAAGAGCGGCAGGCACTCCCTTCTGAAGGGCTCCTTTTTGAGTGCTTTCACAAACTCAGCCAGAGCA
The sequence above is a segment of the Heteronotia binoei isolate CCM8104 ecotype False Entrance Well chromosome 15, APGP_CSIRO_Hbin_v1, whole genome shotgun sequence genome. Coding sequences within it:
- the FZD2 gene encoding frizzled-2, coding for MRWARGWLLAAAALAGAWGEKGLPVPEHGFCQPISIPLCTDIAYNQTILPNLLGHTSQEDAGLEVHQFYPLVKVQCSAELKFFLCSMYAPVCTVLEQAIPPCRSICQRARHGCEALMNKFGFQWPERLRCEHFPRHGAEQLCVGQNHSEEAASPALLPPAAATPPPPAAAGSPPPPPGAPRHAPPERPFHCPRALRVPAYLNYRFLGEADCAAPCEPARPEGHLFFDARELRFARLWVLVWSVLCCASTAFTVATYLVDMQRFRYPERPIVFLSGCYTMVAVAYIAGFVLGERVACNERFADDGFRTVVQGTKKEGCTILFMMLYFFSMASSIWWVVLSLTWFLAAGMKWGHEAIEAHSQYFHLAAWAVPAVKTITILALGQIDGDLLSGVCFVGLNSLDPLRGFVLAPLFVYLFIGTSFLLAGFVSLFRIRTIMKHGGTKTEKLERLMVRIGVFSVLYTVPATIVIACYFYEQAFRPHWERSWVSQHCKTLAIPCPLHYTPRMSPDFTVYMIKYLMTLIVGITSGFWIWSGKTLHSWRKFYTRLTNSKHGETTV